In the Zingiber officinale cultivar Zhangliang chromosome 5A, Zo_v1.1, whole genome shotgun sequence genome, ctaccgcaccaatcccaaattacatttttgggctcctttttattatgagtgtgttagtctctctgtgtttaagatatcaaatgtccactaattaagtgagttactgacaactcatttaattaatatattaatccaagagtagtaccactcaaccttatcatcatgttggactaggtccacctgcagagtttaacatgacaatccttatgagctcctcttgaggacattatcaacctagtatctctagaacacagtttccttctataatcaacaacacacactataagtgatgtcatttcccaacttatcgggcttattgattcatcgaactaaatctcacccattgataaattaaagaaataaatatcaaatatatgtgcttgttattatattaggattaagagcacacacttccataattaccgaggtctttgtttctttataaagtcagtataaaagaaacgacctcaaatggtcctactcaatacactctaagtgtactagtgtaattatacagtcaagataaactgatacctaattacactacgaccttctaatggtttgttcctttccattttggtcgtgagctactatttataatttataaggtactgataacatcatcttctacatgtggcaccacatactatgttatctacagtataaattaattgaacaactacatttatcacaaatatagacatttgaccaatgtgattcttatttctagataaatgttttataccaaaagctagacttttagtatacattctaacagcttCATCAATGGAGCGCATGCAATTATTGGGAAATGGAACACCCTGAAGCATTTTATCAGATTCATTGccacaaacaattgtaccatgtGCAACAATATTTGTGctagattccaatgtcaatgcaactggtTTTCCCTAAAATGTAAAAGTTGCAGGTCACAAATAGCAGCAGGTCACAAATAGCAGCaggtcataattaatgcaactagtGTTATACCTGCAAAACATCAGCTTGACACAAAATTTGTAGGTCATCATCATCGTTCTTCATGTCATCTTCAATCATGGGTTGCAACTTTACTGAGCAACTTCCTTTGTCATCAATCGAATTATCGCACATGGTACCCTTTTTATACACCATTACTTCAAGGTTTTAAATACATGCATCTTGCTCTAAAATTTTTTTCCTCGCCTCCAtcagctcccttttatgctcagTGATTACATCAGCATGCTTCCATCTTCTACCAGAATTGAAatatattgttggagtgatatgaccTCCAATACCCCTCACACGACCATTTTATTCTTTAGTGTCAAGTGCTTTGGTAAGTATATCCTCTTTGGTTCCTTCAATTATcagcttaccctccctcttttgtTGAATGTAACCATCCTGTCAGGCACATTAAAAAAGCATTATTACTAAAAGAGTTATCAGTTCAATAAAAATGGTACTTTTACTTattgttattttgcttacaatctgttggattttttttatcaaatcctCTCATTCAAAGCCACCTTCTTTGGTGACtcgtcctttcttccacataatagctctattaatgtcttcatcatcacataattcagtcgCCTACAACAAGAAAATTCCAATAACAGTTAAATGAATAAAATTAGTCATTAAATGAAACAAACTGGCAGAAATTGGTCATCAAATTGCATCACTAGAATAATCAGGATTGTGATCAGGATTAGAGCCAACTTAAGTAGCACATCTCGCAGAGGCACAATCATTAAATGAAATGGGAAATCAGGGAAAAGCTTTAAGGCATGGGGTACCAAATGTATCACTAACTGCCAACAACTTGCAGCAACAAGCCAGCCCCCCGCATACTCAGTTTCAGACTCAGCCCTCCTGCATACAACTTGCGTCTACTACATAGAACTTGCGCCTCAGCAACCACATTGACAGTGAAATGCCACCAAATAGTAGGGAATATGGGAAAACAGCAACACACAATCAGTGATCCCACTGGCACagtgaaaattcaaataattttatgtGAATAAATTGGAGGGTTCATAAGAAAATATGCTAAaaaaatacttactatttcttccgCAAATCGTGCGTATCCTTTACGTGAAAGCCGATGAGGATACATGTgttgttttcttctttctttttgttgatcaCTTAGTTTCTAGTTAGTGAGGATACATGTGTTgttaaacttgaatataaataaaCTAGTTTAAAAAGATTAAATTACAAATCTTACCATGAAGTCTTCAGACATGCGACTAATCACAAACGACCTCCAAGTATCTCTTTTAATACCATAGCCAATAGGTGGCTCATCCAACTCCTCGGGTTTATCAAGCTTACTTAAAATGAACGTCTTAGTGAGATAACTTTTGTATTGACGCCACTTATTGTTTTCTGATTTCAAACAACCATTCTTCCACTTTGGGTCAACATTGTACATCAACTGTAAATCACAAAAATggaaatatgttaaaaaaaattaagacaaacagtaaatatattataataattgatAAAACATGCTAATTTACTTACATTAACTGATTCCCATATCAGTTCTTTAACATCACTGGGAACATATTTCCAAGTCTTGTAACTAATTTGAACCTTTTCTCGAGCCAGCACACCAATATAACTTTGCATTGCAATAGCTGCTTCTCTTATTGGCTGTCCAAG is a window encoding:
- the LOC121980123 gene encoding uncharacterized protein LOC121980123 — protein: MVYKKGTMCDNSIDDKGSCSVKLQPMIEDDMKNDDDDLQILCQADVLQGKPVALTLESSTNIVAHGTIVCGNESDKMLQGVPFPNNCMRSIDEAVRIYISVSFDYDVFDDDYELVLHLEDIIPLYHLEPLSGNCVVGYIWFTVIYDNHPFCE